In the Telopea speciosissima isolate NSW1024214 ecotype Mountain lineage chromosome 2, Tspe_v1, whole genome shotgun sequence genome, one interval contains:
- the LOC122650957 gene encoding uncharacterized protein DDB_G0283697-like, with translation MAEHGNPVLPQPLDPLAAMLEMFQKFTADQKTLVEDFRAEQRAIAERLQVIEHRQLALNGDSNVPIEEDRYQLHSVVQRLPDRDGSPRDDYRGYRDGHIGHRDRFRADRDDRDGRDYYRDRRDRARDAREPSKEHRDHHRGYKDRDREDREKDRGRQPTFEEYMRSYFTGDQGTNRRYTDNQKVKLELKEFDGHPDPQVFYDWLAAIEDYFD, from the coding sequence atggctgaacatggCAATCCGGTGCTGCCACAACCACTCGATCCTTTGGCAGCAATGTTAGAGATGTTTCAGAAATTTACTGCTGACCAGAAGACTTTGGTTGAAGATTTTAGAGCTGAACAGAGAGCTATTGCTGAAAGGCTGCAAGTAATTGAGCATAGACAACTTGCACTTAATGGGGACAGCAATGTTCCCATAGAAGAAGACAGGTACCAACTCCACTCAGTGGTACAGAGGCTGCCTGACAGAGATGGGAGCCCCAGAGATGACTACAGGGGTTATAGAGATGGACACATAGGTCACAGGGACAGATTCAGAGCTGACCGAGATGACAGGGATGGTAGAGATTATTATAGAGATCGTCGGGACAGAGCTAGAGATGCCCGTGAGCCTTCTAAGGAACACAGAGATCACCACCGAGGCTACaaagacagagatagagaagaccggGAAAAAGACAGAGGTCGCCAGCCTACTTTTGAggagtatatgaggtcctacttcactggagaccagGGTACTAATCGGCGCTATACAGACAACCAAAAGGTGAAGCTTGAActgaaagaattcgatggtCACCCTGACCCCCAGGTATTttatgactggcttgctgcaATAGAAGATTATTTCGACTAG
- the LOC122650958 gene encoding bifunctional purine biosynthesis protein PurH-like, whose protein sequence is MHSLPIGNRQALISLSDKWDLTFLGSGLQDLGYTIVSTGGTASALHEAGVSVTKVEELTRFPEMLDGRVKTLHPNIHGGILARRDQKHHIEALSQHGIGTFDVVVVNLYPFYDKVSSAGGITFEDGIENVDIGGPAMIRAAAKNHKDVLVVVDSNDYPALLEFLKGNQDDQQFRRKLAWKAFQHVASYDSAVSEWLWKQTEGEKFPPSFTVPLLLKSSLRYGENPHQKAAFYVDKSLSEVNAGGIATAIQHHGKEMSYNNYLDADSAWNCVSEFKNPTCVIVKHTNPCGVASRDDIREAYRLAVKADPVSAFGGIVAFNIEVDEVLAKEIREFRSPTDGETRMFYEIVVAPKYSLRGLEILRGKSKTMRILEAKKNEKGKLSLRQVGGGWLAQESDDLTPQDIQFNAVSEKTPQENELHDAEFAWLCVKHVKSNAIVIAKNNCMLGMGSGQPNRLESLRIALKKAGEDVKGAALASDAFFPFAWKDAVEEACESGIGVIAEPGGSIRDGDAIDCCNKYGVSLLFTNVRHFRH, encoded by the exons ATGC ATTCTCTCCCTATAGGCAACAGGCAAGCGTTGATATCATTGTCGGACAAGTGGGACCTCACTTTTCTTGGGAGTGGACTTCAGGACTTAGG GTATACTATTGTTTCAACTGGAGGAACAGCATCTGCTTTACACGAAGCTGGGGTCTCTGTAACTAAAGTGGAAGAACTCACTCGTTTCCCAGAGATG CTTGATGGTCGTGTCAAAACTTTACATCCTAACATACATGGAGGTATTCTTGCTAGAAGGGACCAGAAGCATCACATTGAAGCCTTAAGTCAGCATGGAATTG GAACGTTTGATGTAGTGGTTGTGAACTTGTATCCTTTCTATGATAAAGTTTCTTCTGCTGGCGGAATTACATTCGAGGATGGCATTGAGAACGTTGATATTGGAGGTCCTGCCATGATCAGAGCTGCAGCAAAG AATCACAAGGATGTCTTGGTTGTTGTTGACTCAAACGACTATCCTGCGCTATTGGAATTTCTGAAAGGAAACCAAGATGACCAACAGTTCCGCAGAAAGCTTGCATGGAAAGCATTTCAACATGTGGCTTCCTATGATTCTGCAGTCTCTGAGTGGCTATGGAAGCAGACAGAGGGAG AAAAATTTCCTCCCAGCTTTACGGTCCCTCTCTTGCTTAAAAGTTCACTTCGTTATGGTGAAAATCCACATCAAAAAGCTGCATTTTATGTTGACAAGAGCCTTTCTGAGGTTAATGCTGGTGGGATTGCAACTGCTATACAGCATCATGGGAAG GAGATGTCATATAATAACTATTTAGATGCAGATTCAGCATGGAATTGTGTATCAGAATTTAAGAACCCTACTTGTGTAATTGTGAAGCATACGAATCCCTGTGGGGTAGCTTCACGGGATGATATCCGCGAAGCATATAGGCTTGCTGTGAAAGCAGATCCAGTGAGCGCATTTGGTGGAATAGTGGCCTTCAACATAGAAGTTGATGAG GTTCTTGCAAAGGAAATCCGTGAGTTCAGAAGTCCCACTGATGGTGAAACACGAATGTTTTATGAAATAGTGGTTGCACCTAAGTATTCACTGAGAGGTCTTGAAATCCTCCGGGGAAAGTCAAAAACTATGAGGATCCTTGAAGCAAAAAAGAACGAGAAAGGAAAACTTTCACTCAGACAAGTTGGTGGGGGTTGGTTAGCTCAGGAGTCAGATGATTTAACACCTCAAGATATACAATTTAATGCAGTATCAGAAAAAACTCCACAAGAAAATGAGCTTCATGATGCCGAGTTTGCATGGCTCTGTGTTAAACATGTCAAAAGCAATGCTATTGTAATAGCTAAG AATAACTGTATGTTGGGGATGGGGAGTGGGCAACCAAACCGTTTGGAGAGCCTCAGGATAGCTTTGAAAAAAGCAGGAGAAGATGTTAAAGGAGCTGCTTTGGCCAGTGAtgctttctttccttttg CTTGGAAAGATGCAGTGGAAGAAGCATGTGAAAGTGGGATAGGAGTTATTGCAGAACCAGGAGGGAGCATCAGAGATGGGGATGCTATTGATTGTTGCAACAAATACGGAGTTTCTCTCCTTTTCACCAATGTGAGGCACTTCAGGCATTGA